A single region of the Oryzias latipes chromosome 21, ASM223467v1 genome encodes:
- the LOC101159571 gene encoding cyclin-dependent kinase 5 activator 1: MGTVLSISPASKKASIMDADVSADRLKNDKSLKRHSMFVSLSWKKLVSNSAKKSAKKVTPNPQPARELPSCQVAQRNSENSRRTEEKRPKAPIPVPVPTVPTQGGENGRLSSVQKQPSSFSLVSPRRIVIQASTGELLRCLGDFLCRRCFKVQDLSSAEVVLWFRNIDRTLLIQGWQDIGFITPANVVFVYLLCQDTITDGVESAAQLQGAFQTCLYLSYSYMGNEISYPLKPFMIDANKDVFWETSLRIIDRMSAKMLQLNADPHFFTEVFQDLKNQRESAEGNLDR, from the coding sequence ATGGGCACCGTCCTCTCCATCTCCCCCGCCAGCAAAAAGGCGTCCATCATGGACGCAGACGTCTCCGCCGACAGGCTGAAGAACGACAAGAGCCTGAAGCGCCACTCCATGTTCGTGTCGCTCTCCTGGAAGAAGCTGGTCTCCAATTCAGCCAAGAAGAGCGCAAAGAAGGTGACCCCGAACCCGCAGCCCGCGCGCGAGCTCCCGTCCTGCCAAGTGGCGCAGCGCAACAGCGAGAACAGCCGGAGGACGGAGGAGAAGAGGCCCAAGGCGCCCATCCCGGTGCCGGTGCCCACTGTGCCCACGCAGGGCGGGGAGAACGGGCGGCTCTCGTCGGTGCAGAAGCAGCCCAGCAGCTTCTCTCTGGTGTCTCCGAGGCGGATCGTGATCCAGGCGTCCACCGGGGAGCTGCTGCGGTGTTTGGGGGACTTCCTCTGCCGCAGGTGCTTCAAGGTCCAGGACCTAAGCAGCGCAGAGGTGGTCCTCTGGTTCCGAAACATTGACCGGACTCTCCTGATCCAGGGCTGGCAGGACATTGGCTTCATCACGCCGGCTAACGTTGTGTTCGTGTACCTGCTGTGCCAGGACACGATCACGGACGGCGTGGAGAGCGCGGCGCAGCTGCAGGGCGCCTTCCAGACCTGCCTCTACCTGTCCTACTCCTACATGGGCAACGAGATCTCATACCCGCTCAAGCCCTTCATGATTGACGCCAACAAGGACGTTTTCTGGGAGACGTCGCTGCGCATCATCGACAGGATGAGCGCCAAAATGCTCCAGCTGAACGCGGACCCGCACTTCTTCACGGAGGTCTTTCAGGACCTGAAGAACCAGCGCGAGTCCGCCGAGGGCAACCTGGACCGCTGA